In one Sporomusa sphaeroides DSM 2875 genomic region, the following are encoded:
- a CDS encoding heme exporter protein CcmB, translating into MPPIKLNFSRAVWAIIAKDAVCEFRTRYAVGALVMFALTALSSVSMTLAGAALPPEFAAALLWVVMFFCAMAGLARVFVQEQEAGTLLVLRLYATGMAVYFGKLLFNLVLLAGLTCLVVPLFIMFLNVAVGEWLSFALILVLGIAGIAAVSTLTAAMVMYAQGKHAVFTVLTFPVLLPQFLSVISATAKVLAGSAPELREFVFMAGYDAAVIAAGILLFDYLWQD; encoded by the coding sequence ATGCCACCGATAAAATTGAACTTTAGCAGGGCGGTATGGGCAATAATTGCCAAAGATGCAGTCTGTGAGTTTCGGACAAGGTACGCTGTTGGCGCCTTGGTTATGTTTGCACTTACGGCCTTGTCCAGTGTCAGCATGACGCTGGCCGGGGCGGCGCTGCCGCCGGAATTTGCCGCCGCGTTATTGTGGGTAGTGATGTTCTTCTGCGCTATGGCCGGTCTGGCCAGGGTGTTTGTTCAGGAGCAGGAGGCCGGTACCTTATTGGTTCTCAGACTATATGCCACCGGTATGGCTGTATATTTTGGCAAGCTGTTGTTTAATCTGGTTTTATTAGCCGGATTGACCTGCCTGGTGGTACCGCTGTTTATCATGTTTTTGAATGTTGCGGTGGGGGAATGGCTGTCCTTTGCCTTGATCCTGGTGCTTGGCATTGCTGGCATTGCGGCAGTATCCACCCTGACGGCGGCCATGGTCATGTATGCACAGGGGAAGCATGCTGTTTTTACAGTCCTTACTTTTCCGGTGCTGCTGCCGCAATTTTTGAGTGTTATCAGTGCTACCGCCAAGGTGCTGGCCGGTAGTGCGCCTGAACTGCGGGAATTTGTTTTTATGGCAGGCTATGATGCCGCTGTCATAGCCGCAGGTATACTGTTATTTGATTATTTGTGGCAGGATTAA
- a CDS encoding ABC transporter ATP-binding protein yields the protein MRQTMEIYLENIGKRFGGRILFENINARFRAGQCLAVTGRNGSGKSTLLKIVAGLLRPSAGQVRFLDTQGAVLSKEQQLACIGMVAPDMAMYTALTGIENILFWTKVRGVSCTPAEAAVFCQEAGLGRAGLAPVQTYSTGMRQRLKLAVGKSLEPCVWLLDEPSSNLDTDGKAYVQNLMADALRNQAVILLATNEPEEARYATDKIEL from the coding sequence ATGAGGCAAACAATGGAAATTTATCTGGAGAATATCGGCAAAAGATTTGGCGGCAGAATACTGTTTGAGAATATTAATGCCCGGTTCAGGGCAGGACAGTGCCTGGCAGTGACCGGACGCAACGGCTCCGGCAAGTCCACCCTGCTTAAAATTGTTGCCGGACTGCTGCGTCCCAGTGCCGGTCAGGTGCGCTTTCTGGATACCCAGGGCGCCGTGCTCAGCAAAGAGCAGCAACTGGCCTGTATTGGCATGGTAGCGCCGGATATGGCCATGTATACGGCATTAACAGGTATTGAGAATATTCTTTTTTGGACAAAAGTAAGAGGTGTCTCCTGTACCCCGGCAGAAGCTGCGGTCTTCTGCCAGGAGGCCGGCCTGGGCCGGGCGGGATTGGCGCCGGTGCAAACCTACTCTACCGGGATGCGCCAGCGGTTGAAACTGGCTGTGGGCAAGTCCCTGGAGCCGTGTGTCTGGCTGCTGGATGAGCCGTCTTCCAATCTGGACACTGACGGTAAGGCCTATGTACAGAATTTAATGGCAGATGCCCTGCGCAATCAGGCTGTTATATTGCTTGCGACCAACGAACCGGAGGAGGCCCGGTATGCCACCGATAAAATTGAACTTTAG
- a CDS encoding response regulator — protein MKEQFKILMVDDRPENLMALEAVLASPDYLLVGVTSGEGALKCLLNDDFALILLDVQMPNLNGFDTAKIIRTRQKCQNIPIIFITAISQTEENVLEGYDSGAVDYIFKPFNPQILRAKVDAFLRMHHCQLKLVQQREMLKRQIAEMDNLNEQLTNTTLELCRNEILLESMVAERTQRISSILESIKDGFFAVDADYKFTYVSKAAEPILGWSRQELLGKTLFEVLSHNPVLTEQLVAVSTGESEEPVCFESACLLPERCYEVRVYPAKNGLSVYLNDITERKLIDKEMARLDRLNLIGEMAAGIAHEIRNPMTTVRGFLQYAKSGKAALSPANLDLMVEELDRANSIITEFLSLAKNKNTDKQLQNLGNIIESLLPLIRAEAILDGKTVVEDIGPLTDFPFDAKEIRQLILNLAMNGLEAMQTGGTMKLRAYEEAGEVVLVVEDQGSGIEPDILVKLGTPFFTTKDTGTGLGLAICFSIAARHQAIIDIKSSETGTAIYVRFKLASCQS, from the coding sequence GTGAAAGAACAGTTTAAAATATTGATGGTCGATGACCGTCCGGAAAATCTGATGGCTTTGGAGGCGGTGCTGGCAAGTCCCGACTATCTTTTGGTGGGGGTGACATCCGGCGAGGGGGCGCTAAAATGTCTGCTAAACGACGATTTTGCGCTGATTTTACTGGATGTGCAGATGCCGAACCTTAACGGCTTTGATACAGCTAAAATTATTCGCACAAGGCAAAAATGCCAGAACATCCCGATTATTTTCATAACCGCCATCAGTCAAACCGAGGAAAATGTCTTGGAAGGCTATGACTCGGGTGCTGTTGATTATATTTTCAAACCCTTTAATCCCCAGATCCTGAGAGCCAAAGTGGATGCCTTCCTGCGGATGCATCATTGCCAGCTCAAGCTGGTACAGCAGCGGGAGATGCTTAAACGCCAAATTGCCGAGATGGATAATCTTAATGAACAATTGACCAATACTACGCTGGAATTATGCCGCAACGAAATACTGCTGGAAAGTATGGTGGCCGAGCGGACTCAGCGCATCAGCAGCATCCTGGAAAGCATCAAGGACGGTTTTTTTGCGGTAGATGCCGATTATAAATTTACCTATGTAAGCAAGGCGGCAGAGCCCATCCTTGGCTGGTCGCGCCAGGAACTGCTGGGCAAGACACTGTTTGAGGTATTAAGCCATAATCCGGTTCTTACCGAACAGCTTGTTGCCGTTTCAACCGGTGAAAGTGAGGAGCCGGTATGTTTTGAAAGTGCCTGCCTTTTACCGGAACGCTGCTATGAGGTGCGGGTTTATCCGGCCAAGAACGGTCTGTCTGTTTATTTGAACGATATTACGGAACGCAAACTAATTGATAAGGAAATGGCCCGCCTTGACCGTCTCAACCTTATCGGTGAAATGGCGGCAGGAATTGCCCACGAAATACGGAATCCGATGACAACCGTACGCGGTTTCCTGCAATATGCGAAAAGCGGCAAGGCGGCTTTATCGCCGGCCAATCTTGATCTGATGGTGGAGGAACTGGACCGGGCCAATAGTATCATTACCGAGTTTTTAAGTCTGGCTAAAAATAAGAATACCGATAAACAGCTGCAAAACTTAGGGAATATCATTGAATCCCTGCTGCCGCTGATCCGTGCCGAAGCCATTCTGGACGGGAAAACTGTAGTTGAAGACATTGGCCCCCTTACCGACTTTCCTTTTGATGCCAAAGAAATCCGGCAGCTTATCTTAAATTTGGCGATGAACGGCTTGGAAGCAATGCAGACTGGCGGGACAATGAAATTGCGCGCCTATGAAGAAGCGGGAGAGGTTGTACTGGTCGTCGAGGACCAGGGCTCGGGGATTGAGCCGGATATTCTGGTTAAACTGGGAACTCCCTTTTTCACTACCAAAGATACCGGTACCGGTCTGGGGCTGGCTATTTGCTTCAGCATCGCTGCCAGGCATCAGGCGATTATTGATATAAAAAGTAGTGAAACGGGAACTGCCATCTATGTGCGGTTTAAGCTGGCATCCTGCCAGTCCTGA
- a CDS encoding ATP-binding protein, translating to MGFKSKLYLAFGSIVAILVMFLGIAMFLIYQLDTNVNEVMRNRYEKVRLTTGILQEVRLIESELKTLIMAAEYSQTELALQRIAEHQEELQAAYETYIKLANNSQVAGLLPRLKATQDNYRQLTMDIIILTKSGRQVEAASLLAFDGQRIIGQAIGVAKEIQITEEGSLAKLLEQSAFTSNLAQILLAVCIITCLLAGGTIAIQVVGSITYDLRRLAKVIGSVQAADSESFPRIAASTRDEIGCIAVAFNEMAAALERHRKQEKEFIQAMEQQNWLKSQLAEMSTMLQGVNDRTTLGRAFIAKLVPTVGASYGVFYLVESENDNQVLSKIASYADTGDSLGLDKIRMGEGITGQCALQNQPVILEQVPNEYIKIASGLGSSKPDYVAVFPSAVEDKVLAVVELAGFGRLTETHTEYLKQVMNNVAISFMRVISKGQTDQLLAESQAFAEELQHRSAELQQQQEELRIINERLEEQYKHSEEKTRALEHAKAVLEAQAQQLDVTAKYKSEFLANMSHELRTPLNSLLLLAQMLSANQEGNLTSKQLEYAHAIHSAGNDLLLLINDILDLSKLKSGKLSINPEPVSIVNFTAKLVKQFKPVAENAGLAFNFDIAQDVPATIYTDSLRLQQIMKNLLSNAFKFTEKGWVNFQIKRALNREWLMFVVSDSGIGISAEKQAVIFEAFRQADGTTSRKYGGTGLGLSISRELSLLLGGYINLDSREGYGSSFALYLPIEGSVIIDAVESVKAQAAAGKPEQTVLTLQGGSDLLSPQPVNGSETAFRGLKVLIVDNDMRNVYALVAAMEARGIAALFAQNSREGLECLKANPDIKLVIMDTIMPDANGSEAIQAIRELPDLQALPIIVLTAKTAQQDKDSYPDDEALDYISKPVQLDKLFSLMRLRLQP from the coding sequence ATGGGTTTTAAGAGTAAATTGTATTTGGCGTTTGGTTCTATCGTAGCGATACTGGTGATGTTTCTGGGAATAGCCATGTTTTTGATTTATCAGCTTGATACCAATGTGAATGAGGTTATGAGAAACAGGTATGAAAAAGTCAGGCTAACCACCGGCATTTTGCAAGAGGTCCGGTTGATTGAAAGTGAGCTTAAAACTCTTATTATGGCTGCCGAGTACAGCCAAACAGAACTTGCACTGCAGCGAATTGCCGAACATCAGGAAGAATTGCAAGCGGCTTATGAGACCTATATAAAGCTGGCGAATAACTCCCAGGTGGCAGGGCTTTTACCAAGGCTTAAGGCCACTCAGGATAACTATAGACAATTAACCATGGATATTATTATTTTGACCAAGTCCGGCCGCCAGGTGGAAGCAGCCAGTCTTTTGGCATTTGACGGACAGCGGATTATTGGTCAGGCGATAGGCGTGGCCAAAGAAATTCAGATTACCGAGGAAGGAAGCCTGGCTAAGCTTTTAGAACAATCGGCATTCACCAGCAACTTGGCGCAAATCCTGCTGGCCGTCTGCATTATCACCTGTCTGCTGGCCGGGGGAACCATTGCCATCCAGGTTGTCGGCAGTATTACCTATGACCTTAGACGGCTGGCGAAAGTAATCGGCAGTGTGCAGGCGGCTGACAGTGAAAGCTTTCCCCGCATTGCAGCTTCCACCCGGGATGAGATCGGTTGCATCGCCGTTGCTTTTAATGAGATGGCAGCGGCCTTGGAGCGGCATCGTAAACAGGAAAAAGAGTTTATTCAGGCGATGGAACAGCAAAATTGGCTGAAGTCGCAGCTGGCTGAAATGTCGACAATGCTGCAGGGGGTCAATGACCGGACGACGCTGGGCAGGGCCTTTATCGCCAAACTTGTGCCAACTGTGGGAGCAAGCTATGGAGTATTTTATCTCGTGGAAAGTGAAAATGATAACCAGGTATTAAGCAAAATCGCCAGTTATGCCGATACCGGCGATTCTCTGGGGCTTGATAAAATTCGAATGGGTGAAGGCATTACCGGGCAGTGTGCCCTGCAAAACCAGCCGGTGATTCTGGAACAGGTGCCTAACGAGTATATAAAAATTGCTTCAGGACTAGGCAGCTCTAAGCCCGATTATGTGGCTGTTTTTCCGTCTGCCGTGGAAGACAAGGTATTGGCGGTTGTTGAACTGGCCGGTTTTGGCCGGTTAACGGAAACTCATACTGAATACCTGAAACAAGTCATGAATAATGTGGCCATCAGCTTTATGCGGGTGATAAGCAAGGGGCAGACCGACCAACTGCTCGCCGAATCGCAGGCGTTTGCCGAAGAGCTGCAGCATCGGTCGGCCGAATTGCAGCAGCAGCAGGAAGAACTGCGCATTATTAACGAGCGCCTGGAGGAACAATACAAACACTCAGAGGAAAAAACCCGGGCATTGGAACACGCCAAAGCAGTCCTGGAAGCGCAGGCGCAGCAGTTGGATGTTACTGCCAAATATAAGTCCGAATTTTTGGCAAATATGTCGCATGAGCTTAGAACCCCGCTGAACAGTCTGCTGCTATTGGCTCAAATGCTGTCAGCCAACCAGGAAGGAAATCTGACGTCCAAACAGTTGGAGTATGCCCATGCCATTCACTCGGCCGGCAATGACCTGCTGCTGTTAATTAACGACATCCTGGATTTGTCTAAATTAAAGTCAGGTAAACTCAGCATCAACCCGGAACCGGTGAGTATAGTCAACTTCACCGCAAAATTGGTAAAGCAGTTTAAGCCGGTAGCTGAGAATGCGGGACTGGCATTTAATTTTGACATTGCGCAGGATGTACCGGCCACAATCTACACAGATTCCCTACGGTTGCAGCAAATTATGAAAAATTTGCTGTCAAACGCGTTTAAGTTTACCGAAAAGGGATGGGTTAATTTCCAGATAAAAAGGGCCCTCAATCGGGAATGGCTTATGTTTGTAGTAAGCGATTCCGGTATTGGGATTTCCGCCGAAAAACAGGCCGTGATTTTTGAAGCCTTTCGTCAGGCAGACGGTACAACCAGCCGTAAATACGGCGGTACCGGGCTGGGCTTATCCATCAGCCGGGAGCTGTCCCTGCTCCTGGGCGGCTACATTAATCTGGACAGCCGGGAAGGCTATGGCAGCTCTTTTGCTTTGTATCTGCCCATTGAGGGCAGTGTTATCATCGACGCGGTCGAGAGCGTAAAGGCCCAAGCGGCGGCAGGTAAGCCTGAGCAGACTGTCCTGACGCTACAAGGCGGGTCTGATTTGCTGTCGCCGCAGCCAGTGAATGGCAGTGAAACTGCCTTTCGTGGACTGAAAGTGCTGATTGTGGATAATGACATGCGCAATGTGTATGCACTGGTTGCCGCTATGGAAGCCAGGGGCATTGCCGCCCTGTTTGCCCAAAATAGCCGGGAGGGCCTGGAATGCCTGAAAGCTAACCCTGATATAAAACTCGTGATTATGGATACCATTATGCCTGACGCGAATGGCTCTGAGGCCATTCAGGCAATTCGTGAATTACCCGATCTTCAGGCTTTGCCGATTATTGTGCTTACCGCTAAAACTGCGCAGCAGGACAAGGACAGCTATCCGGACGATGAAGCACTGGATTATATCAGTAAACCGGTACAGCTCGATAAATTGTTTTCACTGATGCGCCTCAGGCTGCAGCCGTGA
- a CDS encoding CBO0543 family protein has translation MEISLEHIILGISWLAMALALWRWVPKDRHSLRKAQIAFFCKQAITWLFGLMVVEWGLLSYPIHEFEHATNTSFTFEFFVYPSICVLYNLHFPENQGYVTTFLYTAAYCSGITILEVLLEKYTLLIHYIYWTWYWTWITLFLTFCLSRTYVKWFYHGYDQKKT, from the coding sequence ATGGAAATTTCACTGGAACATATCATTCTTGGCATTTCCTGGCTTGCTATGGCACTGGCCCTCTGGCGCTGGGTTCCCAAAGACAGGCACAGCTTACGTAAAGCGCAGATAGCTTTTTTCTGTAAGCAGGCAATAACCTGGTTGTTTGGCCTGATGGTAGTCGAGTGGGGACTGCTTTCCTATCCTATTCATGAATTTGAGCACGCCACTAATACCAGCTTTACTTTCGAATTTTTTGTTTACCCGTCTATTTGCGTGCTGTACAATCTGCATTTCCCGGAAAATCAAGGCTATGTAACCACTTTTTTGTACACCGCCGCGTATTGTAGCGGCATCACGATACTGGAAGTACTGCTGGAGAAATACACCCTGCTCATCCATTATATCTACTGGACCTGGTACTGGACCTGGATCACCCTCTTTCTTACCTTCTGCCTGTCACGCACATATGTTAAGTGGTTTTACCACGGCTATGATCAAAAAAAAACTTGA
- the gluQRS gene encoding tRNA glutamyl-Q(34) synthetase GluQRS yields MRGRFAPSPTGEIHLGNVWTALLAWLQVRSAGGTMVLRIEDLDPDRSRPAYADKLMADMKWLGLDWDEGPDVGGRYGPYSQNERRALYQVALDRLAAAGLVYPCYCTRAELAASAPHAGDQERLYPGTCRHSPVPADRRSARRPALRLAVPDGEIAFTDLHAGYVCQELAREVGDFVVRRSDGVHAYQLAVVIDDAAMEITHVLRGHDLLGSTPRQLLLYRLLGCQAPVFTHVPLLVDAEGYRLSKRQQALSVAALRAHGITPETIIGYLAWKANLIDIFQPVKAAELTGCFDIAKLPGEAVIVESYELWQV; encoded by the coding sequence ATGCGGGGGCGGTTTGCTCCCAGTCCGACAGGTGAAATACATCTGGGGAATGTCTGGACAGCGCTGCTGGCCTGGCTGCAGGTACGCAGCGCCGGTGGAACCATGGTGCTGCGAATCGAAGACCTTGATCCTGACAGGTCGCGGCCGGCCTATGCGGACAAGCTGATGGCAGATATGAAGTGGCTGGGGCTTGACTGGGACGAAGGGCCGGATGTTGGCGGCCGGTATGGGCCTTACAGCCAAAACGAGCGGCGTGCTCTTTACCAGGTTGCGCTTGACCGTCTGGCTGCCGCCGGTCTTGTCTATCCCTGCTATTGCACACGGGCTGAATTAGCTGCCTCGGCGCCGCATGCCGGTGACCAGGAACGGCTTTATCCCGGAACCTGCCGGCACAGCCCGGTGCCGGCCGACCGCCGGTCGGCCCGGCGGCCGGCGCTCCGGCTGGCAGTGCCTGATGGTGAAATTGCTTTTACCGATTTGCATGCCGGGTATGTTTGCCAGGAGCTTGCCCGGGAAGTGGGTGACTTTGTTGTGCGGCGTTCCGATGGTGTGCATGCCTATCAATTAGCCGTTGTCATTGATGACGCTGCCATGGAGATTACCCATGTGCTGCGGGGGCATGATTTATTAGGCTCCACTCCGCGCCAGTTATTGCTGTACCGGCTGCTGGGCTGCCAGGCGCCGGTGTTTACCCATGTGCCGCTCTTGGTGGATGCAGAGGGCTACCGCCTGTCCAAGCGGCAGCAGGCCTTGTCTGTTGCCGCTCTCAGAGCGCATGGCATTACGCCGGAAACCATTATCGGCTATTTAGCCTGGAAAGCAAATTTGATTGATATTTTCCAGCCGGTTAAAGCGGCCGAGTTGACGGGTTGCTTTGACATTGCGAAACTGCCTGGTGAGGCAGTGATTGTTGAAAGCTATGAACTTTGGCAGGTATGA
- a CDS encoding cupin domain-containing protein: MIVRDKDKPFVEPLAGVERKTLAVGEKGLLTKFVLAAGAELQPHSHPHEQIGYLITGEIVMTIGQQEHRLCSGDSWAIPGGAEHSVNVLQTAELIEVFVPVREDFLD, translated from the coding sequence ATGATCGTCAGAGATAAGGATAAACCGTTTGTCGAACCGCTTGCCGGTGTGGAGCGGAAAACGCTGGCAGTGGGAGAAAAAGGCTTATTAACCAAGTTTGTGCTTGCTGCCGGCGCAGAGCTACAGCCCCATAGTCATCCGCATGAGCAGATTGGTTACCTGATAACCGGTGAAATCGTCATGACTATCGGGCAACAGGAGCACCGGCTATGTTCTGGTGACAGCTGGGCCATTCCCGGCGGAGCGGAACATAGTGTCAACGTGCTGCAAACGGCGGAGCTTATCGAGGTCTTTGTACCTGTCAGAGAGGATTTTCTTGACTGA
- the uraA gene encoding uracil permease, producing MRRTIQVEEKLPLLETLPLSLQHLFAMFGATVLVPMLFKVNPATILLWNGIGTLLYIFITKGKIPAYLGSSFAFISPVFLVLPQFGYGAALGGFIATGLVFTLVALSIRVVGTKWIDVVFPPAAMGAIVAIIGLELAPVAADMAGLTAKVPDAKAITVSLFTLAVTVLGSILFRGFLAVIPILIGIVAGYILALVLGLVDLTPIGTTPWFALPTFYAPEFNLQAMAIIVPAALVVIAEHIGHLVVTSNIVGRDLAASPGLHRSLLGNGLSTMLSGFFGSTPNTTYGENIGVMAISKVYSVWVIGFAAVFAIVLSFVGKLAAVIQSIPTPVMGGVSLLLFGVIAASGIRILVDAKVDYNQSRNLILTAVVLIIGISGASLTLASVTLKGMALATVVAIAISLTYKVFDKLGLTNDMGEKQQNQ from the coding sequence GTGAGACGTACAATTCAGGTGGAAGAAAAGCTGCCGCTGCTGGAGACTTTGCCGCTAAGTCTGCAGCATTTGTTTGCCATGTTTGGCGCAACCGTACTTGTTCCTATGTTATTTAAGGTTAACCCGGCCACCATTCTGTTATGGAATGGTATCGGCACTCTGCTCTATATTTTTATTACTAAAGGGAAAATCCCAGCCTATCTTGGCTCCAGCTTTGCTTTCATTTCACCGGTATTTCTCGTATTACCCCAGTTTGGCTATGGCGCGGCTTTGGGCGGTTTTATTGCAACCGGTCTGGTTTTTACACTGGTGGCACTGAGCATTCGCGTTGTCGGGACAAAGTGGATTGATGTCGTCTTTCCGCCTGCCGCCATGGGGGCCATTGTTGCTATCATTGGCCTGGAGCTGGCCCCGGTGGCTGCCGATATGGCCGGCCTGACGGCCAAAGTGCCTGATGCCAAGGCCATAACGGTTTCGTTGTTTACCTTAGCGGTCACCGTACTGGGGTCGATTTTATTCCGCGGCTTTCTTGCCGTTATTCCGATCCTCATTGGTATTGTTGCCGGCTATATCCTGGCGCTGGTGCTGGGGCTGGTTGATCTCACGCCCATCGGCACCACACCCTGGTTTGCTTTGCCGACCTTCTATGCGCCTGAATTTAACCTGCAGGCTATGGCCATTATTGTGCCGGCGGCACTTGTAGTTATTGCCGAACACATCGGCCATCTGGTAGTTACCAGCAATATTGTCGGCCGTGATCTGGCGGCTTCTCCCGGCCTGCACCGTTCGCTGCTCGGTAACGGCCTGTCCACCATGCTGTCAGGTTTCTTTGGTTCCACCCCGAACACCACTTATGGTGAAAATATCGGCGTTATGGCCATATCCAAGGTATACAGTGTATGGGTAATCGGCTTTGCCGCCGTTTTTGCCATTGTCTTATCCTTTGTCGGCAAGCTGGCAGCCGTGATTCAGAGCATTCCCACCCCGGTCATGGGCGGTGTATCCCTGCTGCTGTTTGGTGTTATTGCCGCTTCCGGTATCCGGATTTTGGTTGATGCCAAAGTCGACTATAATCAATCCCGCAATCTGATCTTAACAGCCGTTGTCCTCATCATTGGCATCAGCGGCGCGTCGCTGACCCTGGCTTCAGTCACCCTGAAAGGAATGGCGCTGGCAACCGTTGTCGCCATTGCTATCAGCCTGACCTACAAGGTGTTTGATAAACTGGGACTGACCAATGATATGGGTGAAAAACAACAAAATCAGTGA
- the pflA gene encoding pyruvate formate-lyase-activating protein, with the protein MTQQYGYYHSIETFGTVDGRGIRYVLFLGGCSLGCKFCHNPDTWVRGDKTITVEAVMADIKKYRRYYEASGGGITLSGGEPLLQPDFAAAVFKRCREQKVHTTLDTAGNYPAGHLDKVLPYTDAVLFSIKAVDPVKHHWLTGADNTRILANLQKVSAVMPVTVRYVVIPGITNSREDIHALAGLIKTLPGQAVVELLPYHTFGRKKWAELGKPYLLEGVPDAVPQDVARVQALLKEQDIDVLYETMAG; encoded by the coding sequence ATGACACAGCAATATGGCTACTATCACTCTATCGAAACCTTTGGCACAGTTGACGGCCGGGGCATTCGCTATGTACTATTCCTGGGCGGTTGCTCTTTGGGCTGCAAATTTTGCCACAACCCTGATACCTGGGTGCGTGGCGATAAAACCATTACCGTGGAAGCGGTAATGGCCGATATAAAAAAATACCGCCGGTATTATGAAGCTTCCGGCGGCGGCATCACCCTTTCCGGTGGTGAGCCGCTGCTGCAGCCGGACTTTGCCGCAGCCGTATTTAAACGCTGCCGGGAACAGAAAGTGCATACTACACTGGATACGGCCGGCAATTACCCTGCCGGACATCTGGACAAGGTGCTACCCTACACGGATGCGGTATTGTTCAGTATTAAAGCCGTTGACCCGGTAAAACACCATTGGCTGACAGGTGCCGACAATACCCGGATACTGGCTAATCTGCAAAAAGTCTCAGCCGTCATGCCTGTTACTGTTCGCTATGTCGTCATTCCCGGGATAACCAACAGCCGGGAAGACATCCATGCTTTGGCCGGACTGATAAAAACACTGCCAGGACAGGCGGTTGTGGAACTATTGCCTTACCATACTTTTGGCCGCAAAAAGTGGGCCGAGCTTGGCAAACCCTATCTTCTGGAAGGTGTTCCTGATGCTGTCCCGCAGGATGTGGCCAGAGTACAGGCCTTGCTGAAAGAACAGGATATCGATGTTCTTTACGAAACTATGGCCGGTTAA